From a single Kitasatospora sp. NBC_00458 genomic region:
- the ruvA gene encoding Holliday junction branch migration protein RuvA, with the protein MIAFVQGPVAVISGTTVVVEVGGVGMAVQVTAATAAALRPGQPARLATSLVVREDSLTLYGFADDDERAVFEILQAAPGVGPRLAQAMLGVHSPDELRAAVAAGNERALIAVPGIGKAKAAKLLLEYKDKLGAPHGSVPAQKPVATGPAPWGEQLHAALVGLGYAPREADEAVAAVTPEAETQSVPDVGTLLRSALRTLNRAR; encoded by the coding sequence ATGATCGCGTTCGTCCAGGGACCGGTGGCCGTGATCAGCGGCACCACCGTCGTCGTCGAGGTCGGCGGCGTGGGGATGGCCGTCCAGGTCACCGCGGCCACCGCCGCCGCCCTGCGGCCCGGCCAACCCGCCCGGCTCGCCACCTCGCTGGTCGTCCGGGAGGACTCGCTCACCCTGTACGGCTTCGCCGACGACGACGAGCGCGCGGTCTTCGAGATCCTCCAGGCCGCGCCCGGCGTCGGCCCGCGGCTCGCCCAGGCGATGCTCGGCGTGCACAGCCCGGACGAGCTGCGCGCCGCCGTCGCCGCCGGCAACGAGCGGGCCCTGATCGCGGTGCCCGGCATCGGCAAGGCCAAGGCCGCCAAGCTGCTGCTGGAGTACAAGGACAAGCTGGGCGCCCCGCACGGCAGCGTGCCGGCGCAGAAGCCGGTCGCCACCGGCCCGGCGCCGTGGGGCGAGCAGCTGCACGCGGCGCTGGTCGGCCTCGGCTACGCGCCGCGCGAGGCGGACGAGGCGGTCGCCGCCGTCACCCCGGAGGCCGAGACGCAGTCCGTCCCGGACGTCGGCACCCTGCTGCGGTCCGCCCTGCGGACCCTCAACCGGGCCCGCTGA
- the ruvB gene encoding Holliday junction branch migration DNA helicase RuvB, translated as MSPYDSDPADRLVTAAADGEDQAVEAALRPRQLDEFIGQERVREQLSLVLQAARQRGTAPDHVLLSGPPGLGKTTLSMIIAAELGAPIRITSGPAIQHAGDLAAILSSLTEGEVLFLDEIHRMSRPAEEMLYMAMEDFRVDVIVGKGPGATAIPLELPPFTLVGATTRAGLLPPPLRDRFGFTGHMEFYAPSELQRVVHRSAALLDVEIDPAGAAEIAGRSRGTPRIANRLLRRVRDYAQVRHDGVVTVDIANQALDVYEVDARGLDRLDRAVLDALLRLFGGGPVGLSTLAVAVGEESETVEEVAEPFLVREGLLARTPRGRIATPAAWQHLGLTPPAQVARGAVPAQPELFRPEQG; from the coding sequence ATGAGCCCGTACGACTCCGACCCGGCCGACCGGCTGGTGACGGCCGCCGCCGACGGCGAGGACCAGGCCGTCGAGGCCGCGCTGCGCCCCCGGCAGCTGGACGAGTTCATCGGCCAGGAGCGGGTGCGCGAGCAGCTGTCACTGGTGCTCCAGGCCGCCCGCCAGCGCGGCACCGCCCCCGACCACGTGCTGCTCAGCGGCCCGCCCGGGCTCGGCAAGACCACCCTGTCGATGATCATCGCGGCCGAGCTGGGCGCCCCGATCCGGATCACCTCCGGCCCGGCGATCCAGCACGCCGGCGACCTCGCGGCGATCCTCTCCTCGCTCACCGAGGGCGAGGTGCTCTTCCTCGACGAGATCCACCGGATGTCGCGGCCCGCCGAGGAGATGCTCTACATGGCGATGGAGGACTTCCGGGTCGACGTGATCGTCGGCAAGGGTCCGGGCGCCACCGCCATCCCGCTGGAGCTGCCGCCGTTCACCCTGGTCGGCGCCACCACCCGGGCCGGACTGCTGCCGCCGCCGCTGCGCGACCGGTTCGGCTTCACCGGGCACATGGAGTTCTACGCCCCGTCGGAGCTCCAGCGGGTGGTGCACCGCTCGGCCGCCCTGCTGGACGTCGAGATCGACCCGGCCGGCGCCGCCGAGATCGCCGGCCGCTCCCGGGGCACGCCGCGCATCGCCAACCGGCTGCTGCGCCGGGTCCGCGACTACGCGCAGGTCCGGCACGACGGCGTGGTCACCGTCGACATCGCCAACCAGGCGCTGGACGTCTACGAGGTCGACGCCCGCGGCCTGGACCGGTTGGACCGCGCGGTGCTGGACGCGCTGCTGCGGCTGTTCGGCGGGGGTCCGGTCGGACTGTCCACCCTGGCCGTCGCGGTGGGGGAGGAGTCCGAGACGGTCGAGGAGGTCGCCGAGCCCTTCCTGGTCCGCGAGGGCCTGCTCGCCCGCACCCCGCGCGGGCGGATCGCCACCCCCGCCGCCTGGCAGCACCTCGGTCTCACCCCGCCGGCCCAGGTCGCCAGGGGTGCCGTACCGGCCCAACCGGAGCTTTTCCGACCCGAACAGGGCTGA
- the secD gene encoding protein translocase subunit SecD — protein sequence MATPKSRPRDGYPGRALALILVVTVGLVALMFGTGHTKPRLGIDLAGGTSITLSAKSTDPKAINKSNMDIATGIIEQRVNGMGVSEAEVQTQGDRNIIVNIPKGGDKQTAADQVGSTANLYFRPVLALAPSGLQAPAPTDTPSASGSAAPSATGTPAATGTPSAGATAAAPSTGATKQGRPAGEALAADTTPTAAATGAAATGTPSAAATGAAATGTPSAAATPPATPDLSAAMTSGTVPPELAAQFAALDCSKLEQRQNHQTSEGAPAVACSQKQEDGVWYKLALGPVAVFGKDVSKAQATIDTQQGGGWQVQLQFNGKGTDAFTAVTGQLASQPQPANQFAIVLDGQVVSHPYVRGAIPGGSAVISGSFTQAEAQGLANQLSFGALPLEFTTSDVTTVSPQLGGDQLKAGLVAGLIGMVLVVLYSLVYYRGLGLVSIAGLLVSAALTYSIMSLLGAGIGFALNLPAVCGAIVAIGITADSFIVYFERIRDEVREGAPLRPAVQRAWPRARRTILVSDFVSFLCAAVLYVVSVGKVQGFAFTLGLTTALDVVVIFLFTKPLITLLARKKFFSDGHPWSGLDPKRLGARPPLRSTRRRNPSSSAAVKEA from the coding sequence GTGGCAACACCCAAGTCGCGCCCGCGCGACGGCTACCCAGGGCGGGCGCTGGCCCTCATCCTGGTCGTCACCGTCGGACTGGTCGCCCTCATGTTCGGGACGGGTCACACCAAGCCCCGCCTCGGGATCGACCTCGCAGGCGGCACCAGCATCACGCTGAGCGCGAAGTCGACCGACCCCAAGGCGATCAACAAGTCCAACATGGACATCGCCACCGGGATCATCGAGCAGCGGGTCAACGGGATGGGTGTCTCCGAGGCGGAGGTCCAGACCCAGGGCGACCGCAACATCATCGTGAACATCCCCAAGGGCGGTGACAAGCAGACCGCGGCCGACCAGGTCGGATCCACCGCGAACCTGTACTTCCGCCCGGTCCTCGCCCTCGCGCCGAGCGGTCTCCAGGCCCCGGCCCCGACCGACACCCCGTCGGCGAGCGGCAGCGCCGCCCCGTCCGCCACCGGCACCCCGGCGGCCACCGGCACCCCGAGCGCCGGCGCCACGGCGGCCGCGCCCAGCACCGGCGCCACCAAGCAGGGCCGGCCGGCCGGCGAGGCCCTCGCGGCCGACACCACGCCGACCGCCGCCGCCACCGGCGCCGCGGCCACCGGGACCCCGTCCGCGGCCGCCACCGGCGCCGCCGCGACCGGCACCCCGAGCGCCGCCGCCACGCCCCCGGCCACGCCGGACCTCTCCGCCGCGATGACCTCGGGCACCGTGCCGCCGGAGCTGGCGGCCCAGTTCGCCGCACTCGACTGCAGCAAGCTGGAGCAGCGCCAGAACCACCAGACCTCCGAGGGCGCGCCGGCCGTCGCCTGCAGCCAGAAGCAGGAGGACGGCGTCTGGTACAAGCTCGCCCTCGGCCCGGTCGCGGTCTTCGGCAAGGACGTCTCCAAGGCGCAGGCCACCATCGACACCCAGCAGGGCGGCGGCTGGCAGGTCCAGCTGCAGTTCAACGGCAAGGGCACCGACGCCTTCACCGCCGTCACCGGCCAGCTGGCCTCCCAGCCCCAGCCGGCCAACCAGTTCGCCATCGTGCTGGACGGCCAGGTCGTCTCCCACCCGTACGTGCGCGGCGCCATCCCCGGCGGCTCGGCCGTGATCTCGGGCAGCTTCACCCAGGCCGAGGCGCAGGGCCTCGCCAACCAGCTGAGCTTCGGCGCGCTGCCGCTGGAGTTCACCACCAGCGACGTCACCACCGTCTCCCCGCAGCTCGGCGGGGACCAGCTGAAGGCCGGTCTGGTCGCCGGCCTGATCGGCATGGTCCTGGTGGTCCTCTACTCGCTGGTGTACTACCGCGGCCTGGGCCTGGTCTCGATCGCCGGTCTGCTCGTCTCGGCGGCCCTGACCTACTCGATCATGAGCCTGCTCGGCGCCGGGATCGGCTTCGCGCTGAACCTGCCCGCGGTCTGCGGTGCGATCGTCGCGATCGGTATCACCGCCGACTCCTTCATCGTGTACTTCGAGCGGATCCGCGACGAGGTCCGCGAGGGCGCCCCGCTGCGCCCGGCGGTCCAGCGGGCCTGGCCGCGCGCCCGGCGCACCATCCTGGTGTCGGACTTCGTCTCCTTCCTCTGTGCCGCCGTGCTCTACGTGGTCTCGGTCGGCAAGGTGCAGGGCTTCGCGTTCACGCTGGGTCTGACCACCGCGCTCGACGTCGTGGTGATCTTCCTCTTCACCAAGCCGCTGATCACGCTGCTGGCCCGCAAGAAGTTCTTCTCCGACGGCCACCCGTGGTCGGGCCTGGACCCGAAGCGGCTGGGTGCCCGCCCGCCGCTGCGCAGCACCCGTCGCCGCAACCCCTCGTCCTCCGCCGCCGTGAAGGAGGCCTGA
- a CDS encoding 5-carboxymethyl-2-hydroxymuconate Delta-isomerase has translation MPQISVDYSPSLEGSFDRRALGLAINRLAVKTIAAKPEACKTIFRRNEPEVVVGESERPEAQVFVQFGIFPGRSGEAKAALTEGVLALLGEHLAPAPGERLHLAVDVRDIDREAYRNTAIEG, from the coding sequence ATGCCGCAGATCTCCGTCGACTACTCGCCGAGCCTGGAGGGCTCCTTCGACCGCCGGGCCCTGGGCCTGGCGATCAACCGGCTGGCGGTGAAGACGATCGCCGCGAAGCCGGAGGCGTGCAAGACGATCTTCCGTCGGAACGAGCCCGAGGTCGTGGTCGGGGAGAGCGAGCGCCCCGAGGCCCAGGTGTTCGTGCAGTTCGGGATCTTCCCGGGGCGCAGCGGCGAGGCGAAGGCGGCGCTGACCGAGGGGGTGCTGGCGCTGCTGGGCGAGCACCTGGCGCCGGCGCCGGGCGAGCGGCTGCACTTGGCGGTGGACGTCCGGGACATCGACCGCGAGGCCTACCGGAACACGGCGATCGAGGGGTGA
- a CDS encoding phosphatidylinositol mannoside acyltransferase produces MKDLKDRLVYGAYAAGWGVLKHLPEPAARGLFDRLADYAWRRRGPRVLQLEANLLRVRPGADEARLRELSRAGMRSYMRYWLESFRLPVWSRERVARDVRVDGFEQLREALESGRGAVITLPHMGNWDLAGAWVALEGYPFTTVAERLEPERLFDRFVAFRESLGMEVLALTGGSVNVVGTLARRLREGKLVCLVGDRDLSEAGVEVSFFGEATRMPAGPAALCQRTGAALMPVSLWYEGRMLRAQIHPEVAVPAEGDRKEKTRIMTQAMAAVWEDAIREHPEDWHMLQRFWLADLPVRETVEVAERPPGRPVEEPAAEASGA; encoded by the coding sequence GTGAAGGACCTGAAGGACCGGCTGGTGTACGGGGCGTACGCGGCGGGCTGGGGGGTGCTCAAGCACCTGCCCGAGCCGGCCGCGCGCGGCTTGTTCGACCGGTTGGCGGACTACGCGTGGCGGCGGCGCGGCCCGCGGGTGCTGCAGCTGGAGGCGAACCTGCTGCGGGTGCGTCCGGGAGCGGACGAGGCCCGGCTGCGGGAGTTGTCGCGGGCGGGCATGCGCTCGTACATGCGCTACTGGCTGGAGTCGTTCCGGCTGCCGGTGTGGAGCCGGGAGCGGGTGGCCCGGGACGTCCGGGTGGACGGGTTCGAGCAGCTGCGGGAGGCCCTGGAGTCGGGGCGGGGCGCGGTGATCACCCTGCCGCACATGGGCAACTGGGACCTGGCGGGCGCCTGGGTGGCGCTGGAGGGGTACCCGTTCACGACGGTTGCGGAGCGGTTGGAGCCGGAGCGGCTGTTCGACCGGTTCGTGGCGTTCCGCGAGAGCCTGGGCATGGAGGTGCTGGCGCTGACCGGTGGCTCGGTGAACGTGGTGGGCACGCTGGCGCGGCGGCTGCGGGAGGGGAAGCTGGTCTGCCTGGTGGGGGACCGCGACCTGTCGGAGGCCGGGGTCGAGGTGTCGTTCTTCGGTGAGGCGACCAGGATGCCGGCGGGTCCGGCGGCGCTGTGCCAGCGGACCGGGGCGGCGCTGATGCCGGTGTCGCTCTGGTACGAGGGGCGGATGCTGCGGGCGCAGATCCACCCGGAGGTCGCGGTCCCGGCCGAGGGGGACCGCAAGGAGAAGACCCGGATCATGACGCAGGCGATGGCGGCGGTCTGGGAGGACGCGATCCGGGAGCACCCGGAGGACTGGCACATGCTGCAACGGTTCTGGCTGGCCGACCTCCCGGTCCGTGAGACGGTGGAGGTTGCGGAGCGTCCGCCGGGCCGCCCCGTCGAGGAGCCCGCCGCGGAGGCCTCCGGGGCCTGA
- the pgsA gene encoding phosphatidylinositol phosphate synthase, with protein MLNKYARAFFTRVLTPFAAFLIRLGVSPDTVTLVGTAGSVTGALVFFPRGEFFWGTVTITLFIFSDLVDGNMARQLGRSTKWGAFLDSTLDRVADAAVFGGLAMWYAGKGDNDLLCAVAVFCLASGLVVSYTKARAESQGLPCDVSGLVERAERLVISLVAAGVAGLATFGVPYVEWLLPVALWLVAAGSLVTVVQRMVTVRREAFEADRVAAGS; from the coding sequence ATGCTCAACAAATACGCGCGTGCCTTCTTCACACGTGTCCTGACCCCGTTCGCCGCGTTCCTGATCCGGCTGGGTGTGAGTCCGGACACGGTGACGCTGGTCGGTACGGCCGGTTCGGTGACGGGTGCGCTGGTGTTCTTCCCCCGCGGGGAGTTCTTCTGGGGCACCGTCACGATCACGCTGTTCATCTTCTCGGACCTGGTCGACGGGAACATGGCCCGGCAGCTGGGGCGGTCCACCAAGTGGGGGGCGTTCCTGGACTCCACGCTGGACCGGGTCGCGGACGCGGCGGTCTTCGGCGGCCTGGCCATGTGGTACGCGGGCAAGGGCGACAACGACCTGCTGTGCGCGGTGGCGGTGTTCTGCCTGGCGAGCGGGCTGGTGGTGTCGTACACCAAGGCGCGGGCGGAGAGCCAGGGGCTGCCGTGCGACGTGTCGGGGCTGGTGGAGCGGGCCGAGCGGCTGGTGATCAGCCTGGTGGCGGCCGGTGTCGCGGGTCTGGCCACGTTCGGGGTGCCGTACGTGGAGTGGCTGCTGCCGGTGGCGCTGTGGCTGGTGGCGGCGGGCAGTCTGGTGACGGTGGTCCAGCGGATGGTGACCGTGCGCCGCGAGGCGTTCGAGGCGGACCGCGTGGCGGCCGGGAGCTGA
- the ruvC gene encoding crossover junction endodeoxyribonuclease RuvC, whose translation MRVLGVDPGLTRCGVGVVDGAPGRPLRMVGVGVVRTPADAEIGHRLLLVEQGIEGWLDEHRPDLVAVERVFAQHNVRTVMGTAQASAVAMLCATRRGIPVTLHTPSEVKAAVTGSGRADKAQVTAMVQRLLRLDAPPKPADAADALALAICHIWRGGATDRIAAALAKAAPAGTAPAKAPTARPYSARPTRGAAR comes from the coding sequence GTGCGGGTACTGGGTGTGGACCCGGGGCTGACCAGGTGCGGGGTCGGCGTGGTCGACGGCGCGCCCGGCCGGCCGCTGCGGATGGTCGGGGTCGGAGTGGTGCGCACGCCCGCCGACGCCGAGATCGGGCACCGGCTGCTCCTCGTCGAGCAGGGCATCGAGGGCTGGCTCGACGAGCACCGGCCCGACCTGGTCGCCGTCGAGCGGGTCTTCGCCCAGCACAACGTGCGTACCGTGATGGGCACCGCCCAGGCCAGCGCGGTCGCCATGCTGTGCGCCACCCGGCGCGGCATACCGGTCACCCTGCACACGCCGAGCGAGGTCAAGGCCGCCGTCACCGGCTCGGGACGGGCCGACAAGGCCCAGGTCACCGCCATGGTGCAGCGGCTGCTGCGGCTGGACGCCCCGCCCAAGCCGGCCGACGCCGCCGACGCGCTGGCGCTGGCCATCTGTCACATCTGGCGCGGCGGTGCCACCGACCGGATCGCCGCCGCGCTGGCCAAGGCGGCCCCGGCGGGGACGGCCCCCGCCAAGGCGCCCACCGCCCGCCCGTACTCCGCCCGTCCCACCCGAGGAGCCGCCCGATGA
- a CDS encoding glycosyltransferase family 4 protein, giving the protein MKIGIVCPYDWDVPGGVQFHIRDLAEHLIGLGHAVSVLAPAEDDEALPPYVVSAGRAMAVPYNGSVARLSFGLLSAARVRRWLHEERFDILHVHEPAAPSLSMLAAWSASGPMVGTFHTSNPRSRAMIAASPILQPGLEKMRARIAVSEYARRTLVEHLGGDAVVIPNGVDVGFFAEAEPDARWTGGAADGGPGTIGFVGRINEPRKGLPTLLAALPRILAERPGVRLLVAGKGDEEEAVAGLAPEVRAQVEFLGMVSDRDKARLLRSVDLYVAPNTGGESFGIILVEAMSAGAPVLASDLDAFKQVLDGGDAGELFPVEDADALARSALRLLADPRRLRELSGAASRHVRRFDWSTVGADILAVYETVASGAAAVVEEDERSGRRGRFGLARD; this is encoded by the coding sequence GTGAAGATCGGCATCGTCTGCCCGTACGACTGGGACGTCCCCGGCGGGGTGCAGTTCCACATCCGGGACCTCGCCGAGCACCTGATCGGTCTGGGCCACGCGGTGTCGGTGCTGGCGCCGGCCGAGGACGACGAGGCGCTGCCGCCGTACGTGGTCTCGGCGGGGCGGGCGATGGCGGTGCCGTACAACGGTTCGGTGGCCCGGCTGAGCTTCGGCCTGCTGTCGGCGGCCCGGGTGCGGCGGTGGCTGCACGAGGAGCGGTTCGACATCCTGCACGTGCACGAGCCGGCCGCGCCGAGCCTGTCGATGCTGGCCGCCTGGTCGGCGTCCGGGCCGATGGTGGGCACGTTCCACACGTCCAACCCGCGGTCGCGGGCGATGATCGCGGCGTCGCCGATCCTGCAGCCGGGGCTGGAGAAGATGCGGGCCCGGATCGCGGTGAGTGAGTACGCGCGGCGGACGCTGGTGGAGCACCTGGGCGGGGACGCGGTGGTGATCCCGAACGGCGTGGACGTGGGGTTCTTCGCGGAGGCCGAGCCGGACGCCCGCTGGACGGGCGGGGCGGCGGACGGCGGGCCGGGCACGATCGGCTTCGTCGGGCGGATCAACGAGCCGCGCAAGGGCCTGCCGACGCTGCTGGCGGCGCTGCCGCGGATCCTGGCCGAGCGGCCGGGGGTGCGGCTGCTGGTGGCGGGCAAGGGCGACGAGGAGGAGGCGGTCGCCGGGCTGGCGCCGGAGGTCCGCGCCCAGGTGGAGTTCCTCGGGATGGTGAGCGACCGGGACAAGGCCCGGCTGCTGCGCAGCGTCGACCTGTACGTGGCGCCGAACACCGGCGGCGAGAGCTTCGGGATCATCCTGGTCGAGGCGATGTCGGCGGGTGCGCCGGTGCTGGCGAGCGACCTGGACGCGTTCAAGCAGGTGCTGGACGGCGGGGACGCCGGCGAGCTGTTCCCGGTGGAGGACGCGGACGCGCTGGCCCGGTCGGCGCTGCGGCTGCTGGCGGATCCGCGGCGGCTGCGGGAGCTGAGCGGCGCGGCGTCGCGGCACGTGCGGCGGTTCGACTGGTCGACGGTGGGCGCGGACATCCTGGCGGTGTACGAGACGGTGGCGTCGGGTGCGGCGGCGGTGGTCGAGGAGGACGAGCGCAGCGGCCGGCGGGGCCGGTTCGGGCTGGCCCGCGACTGA
- the yajC gene encoding preprotein translocase subunit YajC: MNLIILLLPIIAIVLMFRSQKKRQQQMQKMQTALEPGAGVRTIGGLYAQVKAVNDETVELEIAPGVVTHFTKSAIAAVLDPAEYDAIINGRPADDELSEASDEDAAIEPADEQPLSLSKDGAEKAEAEGGAPASK; encoded by the coding sequence GTGAACCTCATCATCCTTCTCCTCCCGATCATCGCGATCGTGCTCATGTTCCGGTCGCAGAAGAAGCGCCAGCAGCAGATGCAGAAGATGCAGACCGCGCTGGAGCCAGGGGCGGGGGTGCGCACCATCGGCGGCCTGTACGCCCAGGTGAAGGCGGTCAACGACGAGACCGTCGAGCTGGAGATCGCGCCCGGCGTGGTCACCCACTTCACCAAGAGTGCGATCGCGGCGGTCCTGGATCCCGCGGAGTACGACGCGATCATCAACGGCCGCCCCGCCGACGACGAGCTGTCCGAGGCCTCCGACGAGGACGCCGCGATCGAGCCGGCGGACGAGCAGCCGCTGTCGCTCAGCAAGGACGGCGCGGAGAAGGCCGAGGCCGAGGGCGGCGCTCCCGCGAGCAAGTAG
- the pdxT gene encoding pyridoxal 5'-phosphate synthase glutaminase subunit PdxT has translation MSTPVIGVLALQGDVREHLVALAEADALARPVRRAEELAGVDALVIPGGESTTMSKLALLFGVMGPLRERVAAGMPVYGTCAGMIMLADKILDGREDQETVGGIDMTVRRNAFGRQNESFESGIAFEGLDDAPVHGVFIRAPWVESVGAGVRVLAELPAADGPESRIVAVRQGNLLATSFHPELTGDHRVHAYFVRMVEEHLAAA, from the coding sequence GTGTCCACTCCAGTGATCGGCGTCCTCGCCCTGCAGGGCGACGTCCGCGAGCACCTGGTCGCGCTGGCCGAGGCCGACGCGCTGGCCCGCCCGGTCCGCCGTGCCGAGGAGCTGGCCGGGGTCGACGCGCTGGTGATCCCCGGCGGGGAGTCCACCACCATGTCGAAGCTGGCGCTGCTGTTCGGCGTGATGGGGCCGCTGCGCGAGCGGGTCGCCGCCGGCATGCCGGTCTACGGCACCTGCGCCGGCATGATCATGCTGGCCGACAAGATCCTGGACGGGCGCGAGGACCAGGAGACGGTGGGCGGCATAGACATGACCGTGCGCCGCAACGCCTTCGGCCGGCAGAACGAGTCCTTCGAGTCGGGCATCGCCTTCGAGGGCCTGGACGACGCGCCGGTGCACGGCGTGTTCATCCGCGCCCCCTGGGTGGAGTCGGTCGGCGCGGGCGTGCGGGTGCTGGCCGAGCTGCCCGCCGCCGACGGCCCGGAGAGCCGGATCGTGGCGGTGCGCCAGGGCAACCTGCTGGCGACGTCGTTCCACCCCGAGCTCACCGGCGACCACCGGGTGCACGCCTACTTCGTGCGGATGGTCGAGGAGCACCTCGCCGCCGCGTGA
- a CDS encoding YebC/PmpR family DNA-binding transcriptional regulator — MSGHSKWATTKHKKAVIDAKRGKLFAKMIKNIEVAARTGGGDPAGNPTLYDAIQKAKKSSVPIDNINRAVKRGSGAEAGGADYSTIMYEGYGPNGVAVLIECLTDNRNRAASDVRVAMTRNGGSMADPGSVSYLFNRKGVVIVPKADGVDEDKLFEVVLDQEPEEINDLGDSFEIVSEASKMVAVRTALVDAGVDYDSAEANFLPSMQVELDVDGARKILKLIDALEDSDDVQNVFANYDISDEVGAQLDAE; from the coding sequence ATGTCCGGCCACTCTAAGTGGGCTACCACCAAGCACAAGAAGGCCGTGATCGACGCCAAGCGCGGCAAGCTCTTCGCCAAGATGATCAAGAACATCGAGGTGGCGGCGCGCACCGGAGGCGGCGACCCGGCCGGCAACCCGACCCTCTACGACGCCATCCAGAAGGCGAAGAAGAGCTCGGTCCCGATCGACAACATCAACCGCGCCGTCAAGCGCGGTTCGGGTGCCGAGGCCGGCGGCGCCGACTACTCGACGATCATGTACGAGGGCTACGGCCCGAACGGCGTCGCGGTGCTCATCGAGTGCCTCACCGACAACCGCAACCGCGCCGCCTCCGACGTGCGCGTCGCGATGACCCGCAACGGCGGCTCGATGGCCGACCCGGGCTCGGTCTCGTACCTGTTCAACCGCAAGGGCGTCGTGATCGTCCCCAAGGCCGACGGCGTCGACGAGGACAAGCTGTTCGAGGTCGTCCTCGACCAGGAGCCCGAGGAGATCAACGACCTCGGCGACTCCTTCGAGATCGTCTCCGAGGCCTCCAAGATGGTCGCGGTCCGCACCGCCCTGGTGGACGCCGGTGTCGACTACGACTCGGCCGAGGCCAACTTCCTCCCGAGCATGCAGGTCGAGCTGGACGTCGACGGCGCCCGCAAGATCCTGAAGCTGATCGACGCCCTGGAGGACAGCGACGACGTGCAGAACGTCTTCGCCAACTACGACATCAGCGACGAGGTCGGTGCCCAGCTCGACGCCGAGTGA
- the pdxS gene encoding pyridoxal 5'-phosphate synthase lyase subunit PdxS, with the protein MSTTPTTADQPQIGTARVKRGMAEQLKGGVIMDVVNAEQAKIAEDAGAVAVMALERVPADIRKDGGVARMSDPNMIEEIIAAVSIPVMAKSRIGHFVEAQVLQSLGVDYIDESEVLTPADEVNHSDKFAFTTPFVCGATNLGEALRRIAEGAAMIRSKGEAGTGNVVEAVRHLRQIKNEIAKLRGFDNNELYAAAKELRAPYELVKEVAELGKLPVVLFSAGGVATPADAALMRQLGAEGVFVGSGIFKSGDPAKRAAAIVKATTFFDDPKIIADASRNLGEAMVGINCDTLPESERYANRGW; encoded by the coding sequence GTGTCCACCACCCCCACCACCGCAGACCAGCCGCAGATCGGTACCGCCCGGGTGAAGCGCGGCATGGCCGAGCAGCTCAAGGGCGGTGTGATCATGGACGTGGTCAACGCCGAGCAGGCCAAGATCGCCGAGGACGCCGGCGCTGTCGCCGTCATGGCGCTTGAGCGGGTTCCGGCGGACATCCGCAAGGACGGCGGCGTCGCTCGCATGTCGGACCCGAACATGATCGAGGAGATCATCGCCGCGGTCTCCATCCCGGTCATGGCGAAGTCCCGGATCGGCCACTTCGTCGAGGCCCAGGTCCTGCAGTCGCTCGGTGTCGACTACATCGACGAGTCCGAGGTGCTGACCCCGGCCGACGAGGTCAACCACTCGGACAAGTTCGCGTTCACCACCCCCTTCGTCTGTGGCGCGACCAACCTGGGCGAGGCGCTGCGCCGCATCGCCGAGGGCGCGGCCATGATCCGTTCGAAGGGCGAGGCCGGCACCGGCAACGTCGTCGAGGCCGTCCGCCACCTGCGCCAGATCAAGAACGAGATCGCCAAGCTGCGCGGCTTCGACAACAACGAGCTGTACGCCGCGGCCAAGGAGCTGCGTGCGCCGTACGAGCTGGTCAAGGAGGTCGCCGAGCTGGGCAAGCTGCCGGTCGTGCTGTTCTCCGCCGGTGGCGTGGCCACCCCGGCCGACGCCGCGCTGATGCGCCAGCTGGGCGCCGAGGGCGTCTTCGTCGGCTCCGGCATCTTCAAGTCGGGCGACCCGGCGAAGCGTGCTGCCGCGATCGTCAAGGCGACCACCTTCTTCGACGACCCGAAGATCATCGCCGACGCCTCCCGCAACCTGGGCGAGGCCATGGTCGGCATCAACTGCGACACCCTGCCGGAGAGCGAGCGCTACGCGAACCGCGGCTGGTAG